AACGCCCTGCCTGAACTTGATTTTGATCAAATTGATTTGAAGACCACCTTTTTCGGCAAACAGTTGAGAGCTCCGCTGATGATCACCAGTATGACAGGTGGAGCGGAGTTTGCGGAAAAGATGAACCATGGATTGGCCGAGGTCGCCCAGCTTCAGGGGATAGCGTTTGCAGTAGGCAGTCAGCGGGTGATGCTTCATCATCCCGAGGTGACGGCACATTTTGCGGTTCGCGAGTCGATTCCCGACGGTGTGCTTCTGGGCAATATCGGGGCTGTACAGCTCGAGGAGTACCCGCTTGCGACCATAAGCGGGCTGGTGGACCAGATCGAGGCCGACGGTATCTGTGTTCATCTCAATCCGGCCCAGGAGATGATGCAGCGCGAGGGGCATAGAAACTTCAATGGTCTTTTGGAGGATATCGCCCGCCTCAACGATCACCTGCAGGGCAGAGTTCTGGTCAAGGAGACCGGTTCGGGGATGTCTCCGGAGGTTATCAGACGGCTGGCTAAACTTGGCGTAAACTATATTGATATTGCCGGAGCAGGGGGGACTTCCTGGACTAAGGTAGAATCGTTCCGGGCTAACCACAGTCTTTTGCGGACCGCAGGCAACACTTATGCCGAATGGGGGGTGCCGACGGCTGTCAGCCTGGTTGCCGGACGCAGGTTGCTTTCCGATGATACCTGCCTGATCGGTTCGGGCGGTATCAGAAATGGTCTCGACTGCGCAAAAGCGATTGCTGCTGGAGCGGATATAGTCGGCTTTGCCCGGCCGATCCTGCTTGGTTTTATTGAGAACGGGGTGGAGGGCGCAAGTAAATTAATAGAACAGTATGTATATGAACTTAAAACCGCCATGCTCTTGAGCCGTGCCGAAAGTGTCCCGGCGTTACAAGATGCCCGGCGAATCTATACAGGAAATCTTCTCACCTGGCTGACACAGCTGGGGTTAATCGAGGGAGAAAACAGCAAATCATGAAGAAAATTCAGATCGTCAGAGATACAACCCGCAAGCTCAATGAGCTGAAGTCATCGCGGATCCCCGGTTTCTACAAGTTGCCGGTCGAACAGCGTCTGGCTTTTCTGGCGCGAACTTTTAACCTCACCGATCGACAGGTCGAGATGCTCCGTAATGGCGATGCCCTGCGGGTCGAAAACGCGGTCAACATGGTCGAAAACGCGATCGGAGTGTTCGGTGTACCGCTCGGGCTGGGTCTCAATTTTTTAGTTGATGGGCGCGATCACCTGGTGCCGATGGCTGTCGAGGAAGCCTCGATTATCGCGGCCGCTTCCAAGGCCGCCATGCTGATTCGCAAGGGGGGTGGATTCACGACATCGATCGACGACCCGGTCATGATCGGACAGGTGCAGGTTCTGGATCTGGAGGATTTAAATCTTGCTGAAAAAGCGTTACTCGAGAATAAGGCAGTGATTCTGGAAGCCGCCAACAGCGTGTCCTCGCGTATGTGCCGGCGTGGAGGCGGGGTCTTTGATTTTGAGATCCGCAGGCTTCCCGGTGATGACGAGATCGGACCGATGCTGGTCATCCATCTGCTATACAATGTCTGTGAGGCGATGGGAGCCAATGCCGTCAACTATGCTTGCGAGGCGGTCGGACCGGTCGTTGAGGATATCACCGGCGGTCGAGTCAACCTCAGGATTCTTTCTAATCTTGCAGATCGAAGGCTGGCCCGTGCCAGCTTCAGCTTGCCGGTAAGACATCTCGAATTTAAAAATTTCAGCGGGCAGGAAGTCGCCCGCAGGATGGTCGAGGCCAGTAAATTTGCCAGCCTCGATCCCTACCGCGCGGCCACCCACAACAAGGGCATCTTCAACGGCATCTGTGCCGCCGCCCTGGCATTGGGACAGGACTGGCGCGCGATTGAAGCCGGTGGTCATGCCTACGCCGCTAAAAACGGCGTGTACAGTTCATTGACTGATTATCACTATGCCGATGGCAACCTGTATGGCAGTATCGAACTCCCGCTCCAGGTCGGATGGGTCGGTGGTGCTGTCAACTCTCACCCGGGTGTCAAGCTTTTGCGTACGATCAGCGGGGTCAAGAATTCCCGTCAACTGGCCGGTCTTTTGGCGGCTGTCGGTTTGGGACAGAATTTCACCGCCTGCCTGGCGCTTGCGACCGAGGGGGTCCAGCGCGGTCACATGGCACTGCATGCGCGCAGTATTGCCATATCGGTAGGGGTACCAGCTGACAAGATCGAAAAAGTCAGCCAGGAGATGATCGCCCGTGGCCAGGTCAAAGTCGCTATGGCCGAGGAAATCTACAGCAGGATACGCCAGAGTGAAAAACTTCAATCTTCATCCGATGAACTTCCGGTGACCGCCTATGCCCCGGGCAAGATCGTGCTGTTCGGTGAACATGCCACCGTATACAATTATCCCGGCATAACCTCGACAATTGATATCGGCCTGAGGGTCAAGATCAGCCGTGACCCGGATGGACCACGATTTATATACCCGCATTTCCGGCAGGCCTTTCCGATCTCGGAAGCGGAAAGTGATATCCGCCTGTTCTCAAAGGCTGTCGACTATGCACTCGAACTCTATGACCTGCAGAATGAACCGATCGCGGTGCAGATCGAATCCGACCTGATACCCGGTATGGGGCTGGGGTCATCGGCGGCTTTCTCGGTCGCTCTTTGCAACGCGCTCCGGAAATACAAACATCAGACCCAGAAACGACGCTGGGATTCCGGCGTATTTGGCGACGCCCAGAAACTGGAGGCAATATTTCATGGCAACCCGAGCGGGATGGATGCCGCCACGGTGCTGTCCGAGGGCGTGCTCTGGTTCCGCAAGGGACCGCCCCGCGAGATCCTTCCGATTCGTGTGCCGACCACTGTCTCCGGGCTGGTATGTATCGTCGAACCGGGTGCCAGAACGATCGAACTGGTGAGTCATGTCAAAGAAGAACGCTGTAAAAACCCTGAGAAGATCGATGCGCTCCTGGAAGATATCGGCAACCTCACAGTCGATGCCGGAATTGCTTTGGGGACTGGTGATCTGACCGAAGCGGGACGGCTGATGTTTCAGAATCATGAGCTATTGGCAAAGCTTGGTGTCTCCACCGACGCTCTCGATAATGCGGTCGAAGAACTATTGGAACTGGATGTCCTCGGCGCCAAACTCACCGGCGGTGGTGGTGGCGGGGCGGTTATTGCCCTGGTTGAACCGGAACAACAGTACGATTTACTGGAAAAACTGGCTGACAGATTTCCGATGGTGTTCCCATTCCAGTTAGGGGGGCAGTAATGATTCATCGAGTCAAAGCCCGTGCTTTTGCGAATATCGCTTTATCAAAATACTGGGGAAAAGCTTCCGGTACAGAGAATCGTCCGGCTACACCCTCTATTTCAATCGCCCTGGCAGGTTTAGTGACCGAGACTGTCGTGGCCAAGAACACCAAAAACAGCGACAGTTTTACTCTCAACGGCCGTCGACCTCAAAAACATGAAGTACAGCGAATGCGTGATTTTCTGGATTTGTGGCGGAAGCGTGGCCTGATCCGGGGGCACTATCGTGTCTCCACCGACAACGACTTTCCCACAGCTTCAGGGCTGGCTTCCAGCTCATCCGGTTTTGCGGCGCTGGCTATGGCGCTGTCCGGTATCTCAGAGAAGAATCTGTCAGTAGCCGAATTGTCACGACTGGCGCGGATGGGAAGCGGATCTGCCGCCCGTTCGATCGTGGGCGGGGTGGCCCGTATGCCCGTGTCAAAAAATCCAGATGCGCAGGAAATTGTTTCTGCCGATGATATCGACTGGGGCATGGTCATAGTCGAGGTCGAAGCTCCCGAAAAATCAATCTCCTCGCGCGAGGGTATGCAGTTATGCGCAGAAACATCACCATATTATAAAGAGTGGCTGAAACAGGCCAAACTCGATTATCGTGCTCTCGAAAGTGCAATAATCCGGCGCGACCTGGAGGAGGTCGGTAAATTGACCGAAGCCAACGCTATGGCGATGCATGCCTGCATGGTTGCTTCACGCCCGTCGCTTTTATACTTTAACGATGTCAGCCTGAGGGTGATACAGGAAGTTATCCGCTGGCGCAAAAAGGGTCTTCAGGTCTACTTTACCATGGATGCCGGTCCTCATCTGGCACTTCTCAGCAAAACCAGCAATCTGAAGAAAATCGCAAACCGTGCCGCTAAAATCAAAGGCGTTTTTTCGGCCCAGCCCAGCCTTCCGGGTGGACCGGCGGTTATCCTGGAAAAGTCATGATAAACTTAAAAATCCCCGCTAAGGTTATGCTCTCCGGTGAATACGCCGTTCTCTACGGTGGCACCGCGGCGATGATGCCTGTACCGCGTCAACTTGTCGTGTCCGAAACTACAGAGAAGCAACAGAAAAACTATTCCCCGGTAGTCGAGACAGCCTTGAGTTGCGAGATCGAGGAACTCAAGCGGTTTGAGGATGAGCACGGGAAACCGCAACTGAAATTTGATGACAGCCGGTTTTTTCATATTGATACCGAGGGCAACCGGCTCAAGCTGGGGTTAGGATTGTCAGCGGCCGAAGCTGTCGGTGTGATCGCGCTCAGGTTTTTACGGGCTGGATTCAAACATGAGGACGCGATAGGAAATATCGCCATGTATTCAGCCCTGGCACATTCTCATGCACAGGAGGGCAGTGGAAGCGGTGCGGATGTGGCCGCCTGCGCATTTGAGCTTCCGCTTCTGTTTCGGCGGACTGACAGGGAGATCGATGTCGATATCAGGGAATTCCCTGATATTCCGCTAGCTTTGTATTATACCGGAAGGCCGGCTGACACACGCAAGCTTGTCGCGGAATTCAGCCACCTTATCGACCACGAGGGTATTACTGCTTCCGGACCTATGGCAAAACTGGTCGAACTCAGCCATAAGCTGTCTCAAGCATGGTTTCAACAGGATCGGGATCGGCTGTTTGAATATATGGATTCATATCTCGATATCCTTCGGACCATGGCGATTCGAGCACGGATGCGATATTATCTAGAAATCCATGAAGAGATTAGCAACTGGGCTGTAAAACATGGCGGGCGCGCCAAGCCGACCGGCGCCGGCGGGGGCGATATGATCCTGCTGGTCGGTGATCTGCCCCTCGATCAGCTCGATGGACTGGTTATCAGACTTAATTGATTTTAGCATCTTTTTTATAGTCAATTTACTTCCGAATCTACCGATACTCTTTACAGGAACGAGATTTACTGTTTATAGCTGGCAGGATGGTATTCAGCTGGTATATGAAATCATTGTATATGAATTAAGAGCTTTAATATAATTGCTAAGATTTTGGGGATTAGTGCCGAAATTTAGTTTAGATAACCTTAGTAAAATGGGGAATTAAATTGGTTTCAATAATTGGACTCATCATTGTCGCGGCCGGTGTAATCGGCGGTTTTATGGCAGAAGGGGGCAAACTTCTGACACTGTATCAGCCGGCTGAGTTCATTATTATCGGCGGGGCGATGATTGGATCGCTTTTAGCGGCGACCTCTCTCAGTAACCTCAAGAAAATGATCGCTCAGCTCTCTGACGTGATCACACCGGGAATGTCTAAGGAAGATTACCTGGATGTCATGGTCATGATGTTCGAGCTGTTTAATGTCGCCAGGAAAGACGGCCTGATTGCGCTTGAAAAACATGTCGAGAACCCGGAAAGCAGTTCTGTCTTTAAGAGGTATCCCAAGTTTGAATCGAACCATCACGCGGTGGCGTTTCTGTGTGATACGTTGCGTATGGTGATCACAGGTACCGCGCAAACCCATGAGCTGGAAAGTCTTATGGATACAGACATTGAGTCCCACCATGAAGAACTGGAACGCGCCCCCACGATTATTACCAAAGTGGGCGATGCGATGCCCGGTTTTGGTATCGTTGCGGCTGTTTTGGGCGTGGTCCTGACTATGGGTGCGATCGGTGGCCCTCCTGAGGAGATCGGCCACAAGGTCGGTGCCGCTCTGGTAGGTACTTTCCTGGGTGTGTTATCCGCCTATGGATTCATCCTGCCGATCGCGACAAATCTGAGTTTTGCGAATACCGATAAATCCAAGATTTACGAATGTATGAAACAGGGCTTGCTGGCATTCCAGAAGGGAATTGCCGGTGTAATGGCGGTCGAGTTCGCGCGCAGGGCTCTGCCCGGTGATATGCGCCCGTCTTTTCAGGAACTCGAAGATGCTTGTAACAAAGCTCGTATGAGGTAGTAAGGATGCCAGAAGAAGAAGAAGAGAAACCCCAACAACCAATAATAGTCGTTAAAAAGAAGGGCGGTCATGGTGGCCATCACGGCGGAGCCTGGAAAGTGGCTTACGCCGATTTTGTTACTGCCATGATGGCTTTCTTCCTGGTTATGTGGCTGGTGACTCAGTCGGATGAAGTCAAACAGGCCGTGGCTGGATATTTCAACGATCCTGCCAATTACGGTAAGATGATCAAGGGCAGTGGTGTGCTCAAGGGATCTCCCGCGCCTCGTACGACCGACCCGATGCTGGAAAAGCGCAACGAATTGATGCTGTTACGCAAGGCGGCCCAGAATATCAAGCGCGTTATGGAGGACAATCCGGAAATTACCGGGCTCAGGGACCAGGTCGAGATGACAATTACTCCACGAGGGCTTCGAATCCAACTTGTAGATAAAGGTATTGAGCAGACTTTCTTCGAACTGGGATCAGCCAAGCTGTCGCAGGAAGCAAAAAAGATTATCCAGATCATCGGCGAAGAGCTCGGTTCGCTTCCCAACGATATCGTGGTTGAGGGGCATACCGACCGCAGGAAATACTCCCGCAAAGATTACACCAACTGGGAGCTGTCCGCTGACCGAGCCAACACCGCCCGCAGGGTGCTGGTCGAATCCGGTGTGAAAGACCACCAGCTATTCAGCGTGGAAGGCTATGCTGACCGGTTTCCCAAGATTCTCGATGATCCCTACGATGAACGCAACCGCAGGATCGCGATTCTGGTTTTGATCAAATCCGAATCCACACGCTACTATACTGATTCTGAAGAACTCGAAGATATATTCTGAGCGTTTATTATCCGACCAGTTTCTTTATCCTTTTCGCGATCTCAAGCGAGGTAATCCCGAATTTTTCGTACAGGACTTCATAGGGGGCCGAAGCTCCGAAATGATCAATCCCGATTACATCACCCTCGAAACCGATGTATTTACGCCATCCCTCTGAAGATCCGGCCTCGACCGCCAGCCTGATACGGATTTCAGGAGGAAAAACCTTGTTCTTATATTCCAATGGCTGGGCTTCAAAAAGCTCCCAGGAGGGCATCGAAACCACACGTACATCCACACCGTCTTTTTTGAGTATCTCACTCGCCTCGAGTGCCAGTGAAAGCTCCGAACCGGTTGCTATTATGATTGCCTCCGGTTCTTTATCACTCTCCCGCACGATATAAGCTCCCTTGACAGCATCCGGGTTTTGAGTGAGAACCGGCAGTTTCTGGCGTGTGGTGACGATCGCCGTCGGACCGGTCATCCTCTCAAGCGCTGTTTTCCAGGCGTAAACTGTCTCGTTGGCATCTGCCGGTCGGATGACATACAGATTAGGTATTGCGCGCATACTGAGCAGGTGTTCAATCGGCTGATGAGTCGGGCCGTCTTCTCCCAGACCGATAGAGTCATGAGAAAATATGTAAATGACCCGCAGGCCCATCAGCGCGGAAAGACGCATGGCAGGTTTCATGTAATCAGAAAATACCAGGAATGTGCCGGCGTAAGGGATGACGCCACTGTGCAGGGCGATGCCGTTACAGATAGCCGCCATGGCGTGCTCACGGACACCAAAATTCAAGTTTCGAGCGCTGTAATCATCCGCGCTGAAATCGTTGTCCGCCTTTATGATGGTTTTATTGGAAGGACCCAGGTCGGCCGATCCCCCCATTATATTGATAAATTTTTCCGCCAGTTTATTCAGTATTTCGCCCGATGCGCCCCGCGTGGCCAGTTTCTGGCCGGTGTCCTTAAACAGGTCATCAAGTCCCTCAGACCAGTTGTCCGGCAGATGTCCGCCAACCTGGTCCATAAAACGAGCGTAATCAGCAGGGTATCGAGATTGATAAGATTCCATGAGACGGTTCCACTGTTCTTCAGCGCTTTGACCTTCATCAACGGCAGTGCGCAGATGAGGGAGAACTTCATCGGGAATATAAAAGTGCTTATCCTCCGGCCATCCCAGGTTGCGTTTCGTGGCGGCAACTTCTTCTTCTCCCAGCGGAGCGCCATGGGCCGCGGCTGTATCCTGCTTGTTGGGAGATCCGAAAGCTATATTGGTACGGCAGTCAATCAGTGACGGCTGGTCGGGATTTGCCCTGGACTCGTCTATCGCTTTTTGGATTTCTTCCAGGTTGTTGCCATCGATCGGGCCGATCACCTGCCAGTTAAAACCCTCGAACCGTTTTCTGATATCCTCTGAGAATACCCTTGAAGTGGAACCCTCGATCTGAATCCGGTTATCGTCAAAAAGGTAAATAAGCTTGCCCAGGCGGTAGTGCCCTGCCAAACTGGCGGCCTCATAAGAGATACCTTCCTGCAGGTCGCCATCGGAAACAATAGCATAAATAAAGTGATCGACGATCTCATGCCCGGGACGGTTGAACTGGGCCGCCAGAAATCTCTCGGCAATTGCCATCCCGATTCCGGTTGCAAAGCCCTGGCCTAAAGGACCGGTAGTCATCTCCACTCCGGGTGTGCGACCGAGTTCCGGATGTCCCGGAGTTTTCGAATTCCACTGCCGAAAATCTATTATGTCTTCAAGGCTGAGGTCGTAGCCGGTCAAGTGTAAAAGGCCATACAGAAGCATCGAACCATGACCGGGAGAAAGCAGGAAACGGTCGCGGTTGAACCAGCCCGGGTTTTTGGGATTGTGCTTGAGATACTTTTTCCAGAGCAGGTAAGCCATCGGAGCAGTACCCATCGGCAGTCCCGGATGGCCCGAATTCGCCTTCTGAACCGCGTCGACAGCCAGAAAACGAATGGTGTTAATCGTAAGTTGCTCGATATCAGTTGTTTTTTCCATGTTTGCACCTTGTGTCTGCGGATCTTTCAATTTCTGAGACTGGCTGGCATACTCCATTATTACCCCTTATGTTTTGGTGGTGCAGGCCCGGGAAAGGCTCAAAATTGAATCCAGGTGAAGAAAAGTCTTTCAGAGTTGCAGGCATACAATCCTATCCCGTAGCTGAGTTTTCTCCGGTTTGCCTCTTCGCCACAACCCTCGAAAGATTACCCCCTTTGGGAATAGATAATGAAATGTTTTTATGCCTTTGTCAACTGCTTAAACAATGAATGTGATGGAAAAAACCCCCAAAAAAAAGCGACCGGCAAGTAGGAGCCGGTCTATAAACACCACATCTTATAGGGTAGGTTTAAATGAAAAGGGCAATTCTATTATAACTCATTGTTGAAAATTGTCAACAGATATATTCAAAAAACATTAAAAAATCGGGTATTTTTCTTAACCCAGTCTGACAGAGTTAATTACCTCTCAATCTTGAGCGCTGCCGCCGCTTTCAGCTTGCTTTCTTTCAACTTTTTGAGGACCTGGTTGGCCTTGGAAAGTTCAAAGACTTCTACCTCTGTTTTTATCGGTATTTCAGACGCAGTCTTTAGGAATTCCGTAGCGTCCCTGCGCGCAAAATTTGCCACACTGCGCAGAGTTCTTTCCTCATATATAAGCGAATAGTCAAATTGCGGTATTGGCGAGAGATGGACAGCGTTGACCGCCAGTGTACCGCCTGGCCGGA
Above is a window of Candidatus Zixiibacteriota bacterium DNA encoding:
- the mvaD gene encoding diphosphomevalonate decarboxylase, giving the protein MIHRVKARAFANIALSKYWGKASGTENRPATPSISIALAGLVTETVVAKNTKNSDSFTLNGRRPQKHEVQRMRDFLDLWRKRGLIRGHYRVSTDNDFPTASGLASSSSGFAALAMALSGISEKNLSVAELSRLARMGSGSAARSIVGGVARMPVSKNPDAQEIVSADDIDWGMVIVEVEAPEKSISSREGMQLCAETSPYYKEWLKQAKLDYRALESAIIRRDLEEVGKLTEANAMAMHACMVASRPSLLYFNDVSLRVIQEVIRWRKKGLQVYFTMDAGPHLALLSKTSNLKKIANRAAKIKGVFSAQPSLPGGPAVILEKS
- a CDS encoding OmpA family protein, with translation MPEEEEEKPQQPIIVVKKKGGHGGHHGGAWKVAYADFVTAMMAFFLVMWLVTQSDEVKQAVAGYFNDPANYGKMIKGSGVLKGSPAPRTTDPMLEKRNELMLLRKAAQNIKRVMEDNPEITGLRDQVEMTITPRGLRIQLVDKGIEQTFFELGSAKLSQEAKKIIQIIGEELGSLPNDIVVEGHTDRRKYSRKDYTNWELSADRANTARRVLVESGVKDHQLFSVEGYADRFPKILDDPYDERNRRIAILVLIKSESTRYYTDSEELEDIF
- the motA gene encoding flagellar motor stator protein MotA, which gives rise to MVSIIGLIIVAAGVIGGFMAEGGKLLTLYQPAEFIIIGGAMIGSLLAATSLSNLKKMIAQLSDVITPGMSKEDYLDVMVMMFELFNVARKDGLIALEKHVENPESSSVFKRYPKFESNHHAVAFLCDTLRMVITGTAQTHELESLMDTDIESHHEELERAPTIITKVGDAMPGFGIVAAVLGVVLTMGAIGGPPEEIGHKVGAALVGTFLGVLSAYGFILPIATNLSFANTDKSKIYECMKQGLLAFQKGIAGVMAVEFARRALPGDMRPSFQELEDACNKARMR
- the tkt gene encoding transketolase yields the protein MEKTTDIEQLTINTIRFLAVDAVQKANSGHPGLPMGTAPMAYLLWKKYLKHNPKNPGWFNRDRFLLSPGHGSMLLYGLLHLTGYDLSLEDIIDFRQWNSKTPGHPELGRTPGVEMTTGPLGQGFATGIGMAIAERFLAAQFNRPGHEIVDHFIYAIVSDGDLQEGISYEAASLAGHYRLGKLIYLFDDNRIQIEGSTSRVFSEDIRKRFEGFNWQVIGPIDGNNLEEIQKAIDESRANPDQPSLIDCRTNIAFGSPNKQDTAAAHGAPLGEEEVAATKRNLGWPEDKHFYIPDEVLPHLRTAVDEGQSAEEQWNRLMESYQSRYPADYARFMDQVGGHLPDNWSEGLDDLFKDTGQKLATRGASGEILNKLAEKFINIMGGSADLGPSNKTIIKADNDFSADDYSARNLNFGVREHAMAAICNGIALHSGVIPYAGTFLVFSDYMKPAMRLSALMGLRVIYIFSHDSIGLGEDGPTHQPIEHLLSMRAIPNLYVIRPADANETVYAWKTALERMTGPTAIVTTRQKLPVLTQNPDAVKGAYIVRESDKEPEAIIIATGSELSLALEASEILKKDGVDVRVVSMPSWELFEAQPLEYKNKVFPPEIRIRLAVEAGSSEGWRKYIGFEGDVIGIDHFGASAPYEVLYEKFGITSLEIAKRIKKLVG
- a CDS encoding hydroxymethylglutaryl-CoA reductase, degradative; protein product: MKKIQIVRDTTRKLNELKSSRIPGFYKLPVEQRLAFLARTFNLTDRQVEMLRNGDALRVENAVNMVENAIGVFGVPLGLGLNFLVDGRDHLVPMAVEEASIIAAASKAAMLIRKGGGFTTSIDDPVMIGQVQVLDLEDLNLAEKALLENKAVILEAANSVSSRMCRRGGGVFDFEIRRLPGDDEIGPMLVIHLLYNVCEAMGANAVNYACEAVGPVVEDITGGRVNLRILSNLADRRLARASFSLPVRHLEFKNFSGQEVARRMVEASKFASLDPYRAATHNKGIFNGICAAALALGQDWRAIEAGGHAYAAKNGVYSSLTDYHYADGNLYGSIELPLQVGWVGGAVNSHPGVKLLRTISGVKNSRQLAGLLAAVGLGQNFTACLALATEGVQRGHMALHARSIAISVGVPADKIEKVSQEMIARGQVKVAMAEEIYSRIRQSEKLQSSSDELPVTAYAPGKIVLFGEHATVYNYPGITSTIDIGLRVKISRDPDGPRFIYPHFRQAFPISEAESDIRLFSKAVDYALELYDLQNEPIAVQIESDLIPGMGLGSSAAFSVALCNALRKYKHQTQKRRWDSGVFGDAQKLEAIFHGNPSGMDAATVLSEGVLWFRKGPPREILPIRVPTTVSGLVCIVEPGARTIELVSHVKEERCKNPEKIDALLEDIGNLTVDAGIALGTGDLTEAGRLMFQNHELLAKLGVSTDALDNAVEELLELDVLGAKLTGGGGGGAVIALVEPEQQYDLLEKLADRFPMVFPFQLGGQ
- a CDS encoding type 2 isopentenyl-diphosphate Delta-isomerase, translating into MDLSNKPGPTVERKNQHLRIVIEEDVEYRCSTLLEDLNLLHNALPELDFDQIDLKTTFFGKQLRAPLMITSMTGGAEFAEKMNHGLAEVAQLQGIAFAVGSQRVMLHHPEVTAHFAVRESIPDGVLLGNIGAVQLEEYPLATISGLVDQIEADGICVHLNPAQEMMQREGHRNFNGLLEDIARLNDHLQGRVLVKETGSGMSPEVIRRLAKLGVNYIDIAGAGGTSWTKVESFRANHSLLRTAGNTYAEWGVPTAVSLVAGRRLLSDDTCLIGSGGIRNGLDCAKAIAAGADIVGFARPILLGFIENGVEGASKLIEQYVYELKTAMLLSRAESVPALQDARRIYTGNLLTWLTQLGLIEGENSKS